The following DNA comes from Verrucomicrobiales bacterium.
TGGCCTCGAATGTGGAGGCCACCGCCCAAGGGCAGCCCTTGCCCTACATAACGGCCTTGGGCTTCTTCACCACCTTTGTGAACGTGGGAGGCACGGGGGCTACTCTGGCCCTGGCGCTGATCATGATGAACTCCAAAGAGCCGAGCTTTCGCAAGGTCAGCCGGCTTTCTCTGCCCACCCAGGTGTTTCAAATCAACGAGCCCATCTTCTTCGGCTTTCCCATCGTGCTTAATCCGATCTTCATGGTGCCTTACGTGCTCAACGCGTTGATTCTCACGGCAGGCACCTACCTGTTGATGAGCTGGAATATCATTCAGAAACCCTTCGTAAACGTGCCGTGGACCACCCCGCCCATTATCGGCCACTACCTGGTTACCAATGGCGATTGGAGGGCTGCGGTTTGGGGGGTGGTGTCCTTGCTGATTGCGATGGCGGTCTACTATCCGTTCGCGAAGGTTGCTGAACGGCAGCGGCTCCAGGCGGCGGCTCGGGGGGCTGCCGAGGCGGGAGGAAACAGCTAGAGGCAGAGGCCAGGGCTGATTCCGCTGTGATTTTATCAAGATTTGCATAGTCACGGCGCTATGGTTTTCGCTACATAACTCTTCCAGATGCATGGTATCAGCATTCCCCCCATACGGAAGTTGATGAGCTTGCACACCCTCTCCCTCTGGAGCAGGGGCGGAATTCGATCCCTATCGTGGGCTCTTTCCTTGGCCCTGATCATGGTCACTTTGGCCGGGGGGTTGGGTTCCCGACTCTCTGTTCAAGCCGCTGAAGCCCTGAGCGAAACCGTGCCTGAGGCGCATCAGGGGACCAACTCGATCGCCGCGCTGAAGGCTCTCTCCGAAGTCGAAGCCCGCAAGGCTCATCTCGTGAGGGTAGTGGGCACCGTGAATTTCGCGCGGCCTGGCTGGTTTGGGTTCTACGTCGAGGGTCCTGACGCGGCGATTTATTGCGATTCGCCGCAGCCTTCGACCTGGCCTCAGCCTGGGGATGTGGTGGAAGTGGAAGGTTTCACCGCAATGGCTTATCGACCCTATATTCGGGCCAGATCCGTCAAAACTTGGGGGAAGGTTCCTTTGCCCGAGGGTCGGTTGGTGGCGATTCGGGATTTGGATCAGAATGAGCATGATGCACGTCGGATACGTGTGCGCGGGCTGGTCAAGAGTGCGACCATCGTGGACGGGAACAATCGTGTGCTTCTGACCCAGGATGGACATGAGCTGGAGGTCTTCTTTCATGGATTGGACCTCGAGGCACTCCAACAGCTGCTGTTTGCCGAGGTGGAATGCCAGGGCTCCTTGGGTAGGATGATCAGCCTGGACCGCAAAAGCACAGTCCGGTTCCTGTCCCTCAACTATGCTCGGGATCTTCGTGTGCTTCGTCCCTCAACGGAGGTGATTGAGGGACTGGCCCTCACCACACTCTCGGACGTGGTAACCAATACAGCTCCCCAGCCCGGCCGACTGGTGCGCATCAAGGGGGTGCTGAACGCGGCCATCGACGACAACCTCTGGGTGGGTGCTGAAGGTCTCGGCCTTCGAGTGAGATTGAAGCAGAGCTCCGTGCCGGCGGTGGGTGATGCTGTCGAGATGGTCGGGTTCACAGTGCAGGATGGGATGGTGAGATGGCTGAATCCGGCCCGGAAGCTTTCCTCGACCTCCGCGGGACGGCAAACGCCGCGAATTCTGAGCCAAGGGGACCTTGCGGATTGGCGGAACTTCGGAACTTTGGGTTCGGTCACCGCGGATGTGGCAGGAGCAACCCGCACCGGGCAGGGGGATCTCCTGCTGCTGGTTGCCGATGACTATTCGTTTCAGGCGCGGCTTAAATATCCCTCCGCGGGCAATCAGGTGCCGGCCACGGGCAGCCGCATTGGGCTTACGGGCATCCTCTACATGGAAATCCCTCCCGGGGAGTCAAGCCCGGTATCCCGGTTACTGGTGACTGGACCAAGCGATATCCGCCTCATCGCTCCTCCGCCTTGGCCGCTGGCAAAAACGCTGTCGGTCGTGACGGCGTTGTCGATTGCTTTGGGCCTGGCTCTTCTTCTGGTGGCGGGGGGTTACTTTTGGCTCCGTCGCGCCCACCGTCGAGCGCTCGCGGCTTTGGCGAAGGAGGGGTCCCGTCTAAGCGAGGCGCAGCGCATCGCCTGCATTGGCAGCTGGGAATGGGACGTGGCCAGCGGGGCGAACCTGTGGTCCGACGAGAATTACCGGCTCTTTGGCTACGAGCCGGGGCAGATCAACCCTTGTCACGACCGCGTCGTCGCCGCCCTGCATCCGGATGACCGGGATCGAGTGTTGAAAGCCGTCCAGGCTAGCTTGGACGCTGATGCCCCTTACGATCTGGAGTGTCGGATAGTTCGACCCACCGGGGAGGTACGTTGCCTCCATTGCCGAGGCGAAGTGGTCCGTAATGCGGCGGGCCGTCCGGTGACGATGCATGGAACGGCCTTTGACATTACGGATCGAAAACGGGTGGAACGACGCGACCAGCTGCAAGCGAAAGCCTTGGAGCTGCTGGCGAAGGGGTCGGAACTCTCGGTGGTCTTGGGCCAAGTCATCGATGTGGTTGAAGGCGATCACGAAAGCTGGCGCTGCTGCGTTATGGTGGCGGATGCTCCCGGCCGAAGACTGTCGTGCATTGCTTCGGGACAATTGCCTCCCTTTTTCCGCGACGCGCTGCAGGGGTTGGAGATCAGTTTGACGGCTGGGATTTGCGGGCAGGCCGCGGCACGCAAGGAGCCAGTTTTGGCCTCCGACATCGAAAAGCACCCGCACTGCGAGCCTTATGTGGCTCTCTTCCTTCGTGCGGGACTGCGAGGCTGTTGGGCTTACCCCATTCTCTCCTCGACCGGCTGTGTTCTGGGAACTTTTAGTGTGTTTCATCGAACCTCGGTCTCTCCCACAGCGGCTGAATTGCAGGATCTCGCTCATACCGCCAATCTGGCTAGTATCGCCATCGAGTATCGGCGAAACGAAGAGGCGCAGCGGGAGAGCAAACGGCTGCTTCAGGAGGCCCAGGCCATCGCCCATGTAGGTAGCTTCTATTGGAACGCCCAGACTGACAAGGTTTCCTGGTCGCGGGAGTTGTTTCGCATTTTTGGGCGCGATCCGGACCGTTTTGAGCCGACCTTCGAAACCTATGCCTCTTCGATCCATGAAGAGGATCGAGCTATGGTGCTGGCGTCGATTCGGGCCTCGATGGCCGACCAACAACCCTTCTGCCATGAGTATCGGGTGTTGCTTCCCAACGGCGAGCAGCGATCGATGCAGGCGCGCGGTCGCGCGGTCGTCGACTCCGGGGGTACGGTCATCGGGTTGGAGGGCACCTGTCAGGACATCACCGAGCGCAAGCTGCTCGAGAGCCAGGTGCGGCACATTCAAAAGATGGAAGCGATCGGCACCTTGGCCGGCGGCATCGCCCACGATTTTAACAATCTGCTGAGTTCGATTCTCGGGAATACTTACTTGGCGCAGTTGGATCTGGATAGAAACCATCCGGCACGGGAGGCGATAGCCGCCATCGAGCAGGCTGGCAATCGGGCCAAGGCTCTGGTGAAGCAGATTCTTTCTTTCAGCCGACAGCAGGATCCGCAGCGCGAGGTGGTGGAGTTGGGGTCCATAGTTGCGGAAGTGTCGAGCATGCTGCGGGCAACCTTGCCGGCCAGTGTGGAGCTAACGCAGGTCATCAGCCCTGACGCTCCGCGAGTGTTGGCGGATGCGACGCAGATTCATCAGGTGCTGCTGAACCTCTGCACCAACGCCTGGCATGCCTTGGACAGGGATCGCGGGCGGATCGAGATTCGACTACAAAATCTGATCGTGCCGGCGCGTGAAACTCAGTCTGAAGGCCAGCTTCGTCCGGGGCGCTACGCTTGTCTCTCGGTGACGGACACTGGACATGGGATGGACGCCGCCACGATGGAACGGATCTTTGATCCGTTCTTCACCACCAAGGGTCCAGGCAAGGGCACCGGGCTGGGCTTGGCGGTGGTGCATGGGATTGTGGAGTCACATGATGGCATCATCCGAGTCAGCAGCCAACCGCAGCGAGGCACCACGTTTCACATTTACCTCCCGGCAGTCGAGCTGTTGCCTGACCAGGCCGCCCGGAACATTCCAGGGGTGGTGCAGGGTCGCGGGGAGCGGGTGTTGTTTGTGGATGACGAGGCGTCCCTGGCCGAAATCGCGACCCGGATGCTCCGGCATTTGGGCTATCAGGCTGAGACCCATACCCGCCAGGCTGATGCCCTGAAGGCGCTGCGGCAGAACCCGGATTCTTACGATTTGGTGATCACCGATCTGAACATGCCGGGCACATCCGGACTGGAGTTTGCTGATGCGGTATGGAAGGTGCGTCCTGGCATACCCATTGTGCTGTCGTCGGGTCACATCACCGAGGAGTTGATGCAGCGGGCTCGGGGTGTGGGCATTCGCCAGGTGCTGCATAAACCTGCGAGCATCCAGGAACTGAGCGATTGTATGGCGCAGTTGCTCAGCCAGCAGAAGGCTTGACCGCGCTGGCTCAAAAAAAGCATCGCCTACCGGCCTGCCAACCTGCTAGGAAACTGGAAATCGAATCATCTAAACCTGATTTTATGCCGAGCTCTGTGATGACCAGCCCCGTTGAAAATGCGGTTCGAAGCTTCCAAGTGGATTCCCTTCCGGTTCGTGTCTACCCGGATCGGCCCGCTTTAGGGCGTGATGCGGCTCGGATGGCGCACGAGCACCTCACGGCCGTGCTTGCCCGGCAGGGTCAGGCCGCCGTGATTTTGGCCACAGGCAACTCACAGATTCAGTTTCTGGGAGACCTGGTGGATCTCGGTGGGATCGACTGGTCCCGGGTGACTCTGTTTCACATGGACGAGTATCTCGGACTGGATGCCAATCACTCGGCAAGTTTCCGCCGCTACATGAAGGAGCGGGTGGAGAGTCGGGTGAAGCCCAAGGTCTTCAACTATCTCGTGGGCGATGCTCCCGAGCCGATCAAGGAATGTGAACGCTATAGCCGGTTGTTAGCCGCCCAATCGATTGATCTTTGCTGCATGGGCGTGGGAGAAAACGGACACATTGCTTTCAACGATCCGCCGGTGGCTGATCTGAACGATCCGCTTCGGGTCAAGATAGTTCAGCTCGACCATGCCTGCCGGATGCAGCAGGTGGGAGAGGGACATTTCCCCAGCCTGGAAGCGGTGCCTCAGTATGCGCTGACCTTGACCATCTCGGCTCTGTGCTCGGCGCGTAGGATCATCTGCATTTCTCCGGAGAGGCGAAAGGCGAAGGCAGTCAAAGCGATGCTCGAAGGTCCGGTGGGTTCGCAATGTCCTGCATCGGCCCTGCGCCTCCAGCCTCAGGCGACTTTGTTATTGGATGAGGAAAGCGCTGCCTTGCTGTCCCGTTCATGACCCGGACTAGGTTGTGATACGGCTGCACTTACTGCTGTTGCTGTTTCCAACGCTGCTCCTCTCGGGAGCGGTCCCTTCCCCGGCGAAATTGACGTTGGTTGGGGAATGGCAAGTTCGAGTGCTCATCCCTGCGGATCCGGGCGGCCCCGGTGTTGCCGTGGAAGTTGTGGTGAGCGTTCCCAAGCCGGAAGCCGTAGAAGTCCAAGCCGAGGCCCACGCGTCCCTGCCCCGCTTCAACCCTCGGACGGCGGGTTGGGTGAAGGGCCGTCCTTTGAACGCTCTGCGCGCTCAGGAAACCACTACCCCTTATCTGCTCGACCGAGAGAGCTTGGTTGTGCGCACCGCTGCCGGAAACGCGGGCGAGGTGCTGCAGATGGGCCAGGACTATGAAGCGGACCTGGATTGGGGAACCGTGGGTCGAGCGGAGGGCGGCCGAATCGGAACCAACCAGCCCGTTTATGCCAGCTATCGCTATTACCCGCTTCGACTGCACGCGCTGATCTTGACGCGCGATCAGAAGGTGGAGTTGCGTTTGGGCGAGCCAAGAGCCGCGGCACCCAAGGCGAAGTCCGCACAACCGGGGGAACGGGCTTTGGCGAACATCTGGTTGCCGGGGCGGGTTGAAAGGCTGGAGCCGAAGCACCTGTTGCCGGTTCTGGAGGCAAATTATCCGGAGGCTCCCAAGCCGGTCTCCTCCATCGCGGAGCAGCTTCTGCCCAACACCATGCGGAAGATCAGGACGGGCAAGTCCGTCCGAATTCTCGCTTGGGGCGACAGCGTGACCGACGGAGGCTATCTCCCCGACCCTGCCCGAGAACGCTGGCAGAACCAGTTCCTGGCCCGATTGCAGCAGCGCTTTCCGGGAGCGAAGTTCGAGCTGATTTCGGAAGCCTGGGGCGGACGGAACACAGCCAGCTATCTGGCCGAGCCTCCCGGGAGTCCGCACAACTATCGTGAGCAGGTACTGGGCGCAAAGCCCGATTTGATCGTGTCCGAGTTCGTCAACGATGCCGGACTCAGTCCTCAGCAAGTCGAGGAGCGCTACTCGAAGCTGCTCGCCGATTTTCGCGGAATCCAGGCGGAGTGGATCATTTTAACGCCGCACTACGTTCGACCTGATTGGATGGGGCTGACTCGGGAGACGGATATCGATTCGGATCCCCGACCCTATGTCGCGGGGCTGCGGCAATTTGGCGCCGCTCATGGCGTTGCGATCGCGGAGGGATCCAAGCGATACGGTCGGCTCTGGCGTCAGGGGATTCCCTACACGACGCTCATGTTGAACTCCATCAACCACCCGGATGCGCAAGGGATGGGGCTCTTTGCTGATGCGCTGATGGAGCTGTTCCCTTAGTCTAAACCCGGGAATGGAGTAACCACGGATGACACGGATGACACGGATGTAAATAAATCTGTGGAGTTCACTGCCGACAACTTCGAGGTGAGGATAGCCGCCACCTATTGCAGCCGGAGTTTGGTTCTGCATCCGTGCGATCCGCGAAATCTGTGGTTGTCATGCTCCTTCCTAGGGTAAGGCCTATCGCTCGCGCTCCCCGAATGCCAACAGCGTTTGTCCGGCGCGAACATAGAGCCGGCCATCCACGATCGCGGGTGTGGCCATGATGGGTTCCCTCAGATCATTTCGGGCGAGCACGTCCAGAGTGTCACCGAGTCGGATCACCAACATCGTACCGGACTGGGATCCGAGGTAGACGCGGTCTCCGGCGGCGACTGCCGATGAATAGTAATCGCCCACCACCCCGACTCGCTCGTCCTGGTAAAGAACCCGTCCGGTCTTGAGCTCATAACAGGAGGCCAACCCGCCGCTTTTGATGGTGAACACGCGGCCCTGGTGCACGAGCGGGGAGGAGACGTAGGGCAAGCTTCGGGTGCTTTTCCAGAGGAGATGGGACTCGGTGATATCGCCTTTGCCTCCCGCGCGAATCGCGATCAACGCGTTGTTTGCCTTCGCGAACATGTCACGCATCATGTCCCATTCGGAGCGAGCGACGAGTCCATCTTTGTTGACGTCCATTTGCGAAAAGCGCTCCTTGACCGGTCCCGCGGGGATCTCGGCTGCGCTGAGCTTTGCGTCCTTATTGCTGTCGTTGGCGGCGAAGAACTCCTCGGCGGGAGGCATGGTCACGCGGTTGCCGGAGTCGGCCCCTAGGTTCCAGCTGGAGTAGATCAGAGTGTCTCCGTCGGCTACGGGTGTCGTATTGGCGACCCGGGAGGTACCCGTGTAGGTCCACAGCTCGGTCCCTTGGACTGGGTCGTAACCTTTCAACCAAATGGAACCGGGCACGACCAACTCCTCACCTTTCGAGGTTTGCCAGAGGAAGGGGCTTGAGAAGCTGCGGCGAAAATCGGGTCGCTCCACCCGCCAAGCAGTCGCGCCGGTGTACTTGTCGACGGCCAGCAGATAGGATCCTTCGTCCTGGTCACAGATCAGCACGATTCGGTTCCCGACGAGAACGGGCGAGCTGGACGTTCCGAACTCGACGACGGGGGCAGGCAGCGGCTTTTGCCACAGCGTTTTGCCATCCAAATCGTAGGCGAGCAGTCCGTAAGATCCGAAGTAGACGTAGACCCGTTCACCGTCCGTGCAAGGGGTTGGGGACGCGGGGCTGCCTAGCCGATGTGTAGGTTCGAACTGGGTGGTGG
Coding sequences within:
- a CDS encoding PQQ-binding-like beta-propeller repeat protein; this translates as MNRRNEPVSAITTLLIACVLLTNTATGAPAAWSQFRGDRGLGTSEGPLPPTHFGPQSNLLWRLELPAGNSSPCILGHRLFLTGYSQSKLETLCIDRLKGTILWRQGAPTTQFEPTHRLGSPASPTPCTDGERVYVYFGSYGLLAYDLDGKTLWQKPLPAPVVEFGTSSSPVLVGNRIVLICDQDEGSYLLAVDKYTGATAWRVERPDFRRSFSSPFLWQTSKGEELVVPGSIWLKGYDPVQGTELWTYTGTSRVANTTPVADGDTLIYSSWNLGADSGNRVTMPPAEEFFAANDSNKDAKLSAAEIPAGPVKERFSQMDVNKDGLVARSEWDMMRDMFAKANNALIAIRAGGKGDITESHLLWKSTRSLPYVSSPLVHQGRVFTIKSGGLASCYELKTGRVLYQDERVGVVGDYYSSAVAAGDRVYLGSQSGTMLVIRLGDTLDVLARNDLREPIMATPAIVDGRLYVRAGQTLLAFGERER
- a CDS encoding SGNH/GDSL hydrolase family protein, with the protein product MLFPTLLLSGAVPSPAKLTLVGEWQVRVLIPADPGGPGVAVEVVVSVPKPEAVEVQAEAHASLPRFNPRTAGWVKGRPLNALRAQETTTPYLLDRESLVVRTAAGNAGEVLQMGQDYEADLDWGTVGRAEGGRIGTNQPVYASYRYYPLRLHALILTRDQKVELRLGEPRAAAPKAKSAQPGERALANIWLPGRVERLEPKHLLPVLEANYPEAPKPVSSIAEQLLPNTMRKIRTGKSVRILAWGDSVTDGGYLPDPARERWQNQFLARLQQRFPGAKFELISEAWGGRNTASYLAEPPGSPHNYREQVLGAKPDLIVSEFVNDAGLSPQQVEERYSKLLADFRGIQAEWIILTPHYVRPDWMGLTRETDIDSDPRPYVAGLRQFGAAHGVAIAEGSKRYGRLWRQGIPYTTLMLNSINHPDAQGMGLFADALMELFP
- a CDS encoding PAS domain-containing protein; translation: MSLHTLSLWSRGGIRSLSWALSLALIMVTLAGGLGSRLSVQAAEALSETVPEAHQGTNSIAALKALSEVEARKAHLVRVVGTVNFARPGWFGFYVEGPDAAIYCDSPQPSTWPQPGDVVEVEGFTAMAYRPYIRARSVKTWGKVPLPEGRLVAIRDLDQNEHDARRIRVRGLVKSATIVDGNNRVLLTQDGHELEVFFHGLDLEALQQLLFAEVECQGSLGRMISLDRKSTVRFLSLNYARDLRVLRPSTEVIEGLALTTLSDVVTNTAPQPGRLVRIKGVLNAAIDDNLWVGAEGLGLRVRLKQSSVPAVGDAVEMVGFTVQDGMVRWLNPARKLSSTSAGRQTPRILSQGDLADWRNFGTLGSVTADVAGATRTGQGDLLLLVADDYSFQARLKYPSAGNQVPATGSRIGLTGILYMEIPPGESSPVSRLLVTGPSDIRLIAPPPWPLAKTLSVVTALSIALGLALLLVAGGYFWLRRAHRRALAALAKEGSRLSEAQRIACIGSWEWDVASGANLWSDENYRLFGYEPGQINPCHDRVVAALHPDDRDRVLKAVQASLDADAPYDLECRIVRPTGEVRCLHCRGEVVRNAAGRPVTMHGTAFDITDRKRVERRDQLQAKALELLAKGSELSVVLGQVIDVVEGDHESWRCCVMVADAPGRRLSCIASGQLPPFFRDALQGLEISLTAGICGQAAARKEPVLASDIEKHPHCEPYVALFLRAGLRGCWAYPILSSTGCVLGTFSVFHRTSVSPTAAELQDLAHTANLASIAIEYRRNEEAQRESKRLLQEAQAIAHVGSFYWNAQTDKVSWSRELFRIFGRDPDRFEPTFETYASSIHEEDRAMVLASIRASMADQQPFCHEYRVLLPNGEQRSMQARGRAVVDSGGTVIGLEGTCQDITERKLLESQVRHIQKMEAIGTLAGGIAHDFNNLLSSILGNTYLAQLDLDRNHPAREAIAAIEQAGNRAKALVKQILSFSRQQDPQREVVELGSIVAEVSSMLRATLPASVELTQVISPDAPRVLADATQIHQVLLNLCTNAWHALDRDRGRIEIRLQNLIVPARETQSEGQLRPGRYACLSVTDTGHGMDAATMERIFDPFFTTKGPGKGTGLGLAVVHGIVESHDGIIRVSSQPQRGTTFHIYLPAVELLPDQAARNIPGVVQGRGERVLFVDDEASLAEIATRMLRHLGYQAETHTRQADALKALRQNPDSYDLVITDLNMPGTSGLEFADAVWKVRPGIPIVLSSGHITEELMQRARGVGIRQVLHKPASIQELSDCMAQLLSQQKA
- a CDS encoding glucosamine-6-phosphate deaminase encodes the protein MTSPVENAVRSFQVDSLPVRVYPDRPALGRDAARMAHEHLTAVLARQGQAAVILATGNSQIQFLGDLVDLGGIDWSRVTLFHMDEYLGLDANHSASFRRYMKERVESRVKPKVFNYLVGDAPEPIKECERYSRLLAAQSIDLCCMGVGENGHIAFNDPPVADLNDPLRVKIVQLDHACRMQQVGEGHFPSLEAVPQYALTLTISALCSARRIICISPERRKAKAVKAMLEGPVGSQCPASALRLQPQATLLLDEESAALLSRS